Proteins from a genomic interval of Oncorhynchus nerka isolate Pitt River linkage group LG13, Oner_Uvic_2.0, whole genome shotgun sequence:
- the rnf10 gene encoding RING finger protein 10 produces the protein MLGSSDALCPELGLNTSRRKDTTMEKNPNSNANSNKVPPRSSSTGPTPGESKPKTDGKNNGGSKRYSRKREPSVPKSDSFPGPRRTNSQKSKNFDKRPPQRGGSRQYCVTGEGRCDEVAECRQAEFNPAQFAGPKKISLNHLLNFTFEPRVGHGGLGGEGHSCWGRRNKWGHKHKPFNKELFLQANCQFVVTDDQDYKAHFTDPDTLVNWDCVQQVRIYSHEVPSCPICLYPPVAAHITRCGHIFCWPCMLHYLSLSDKSWSKCPICYESVHSDDLKSVVAMETRQYAVGDLITMCLMRREKGALVAMPSSQWVKVEEPILFGDVHLSPYSKLLLASREQVLGLVAEEKAALQGQLTQGEDATACFIQSALCNLQERVEALLKHQKACAEDNLELSNLTLADPTSPEEEVVTTFSSTKPVLQYSSAFDDEVAEVPEEDPEEATGEEPQLPEGLLERVLEESPEDAAPQPAEETARTQTSEHGPSYYFYQAEDCQQMFLHPVNVRCLQREYGSLEASPHTITATVVEIEGQTITEEIRRRHRYLAHLPLTCEFSICELALQPPTLSKETLDSFADDLEKRKRLRQKKARDEKRRERRIEMEENKKQGKYPEVHIGLENLQQFPAFGSPPHNGSPQVYPEFLLAPPSALTSSAVSDGMMFPSLTGDSPAPSVGCVEDDSHCMSFAQMLRDGKARADAGPWTTPKKEMLLAPPAADSDGESDVSDRVPVPSFQNSFSQAFEEALLQLDHGPTAPPRPVVIPDEKGGKKKKKKQKQKLLFSTSMIHTK, from the exons ATGCTAGGGAGCTCGGACGCTCTCTGCCCGGAACTCGGCCTAAATACCTCTCGCAGAAAGGACACAACCATGGAGAAGAATCCAAACAGCAATGCCAACAGCAACAAGGTTCCGCCCCGTTCGAGTTCTACAGGCCCAACACCGGGAGAATCTAAACCGAAAACAG ATGGTAAGAATAATGGAGGTTCTAAGCGCTACAGCCGCAAGCGAGAGCCCTCCGTTCCCAAGAGTGACAGTTTCCCTGGCCCTCGTCGCACCAATTCACAGAAAAGCAAGAATTTTGACAAGAGACCTCCCCAGAGAGGTGGATCCCGGCAGTATTGCGTTACAGGTGAAGGAAGATGTGACGAG GTAGCAGAGTGCCGCCAGGCTGAGTTCAACCCGGCTCAGTTTGCTGGACCTAAAAAGATCAGTCTAAACCACTTGCTCAACTTCACCTTTGAGCCTCGTGTGGGCCATGGTGGTCTAGGAGGAGAAGGACACTCCTGCTGGGGCCGCCGCAACAAGTGGGGCCACAAGCACAAGCCCTTCAACAAGGAGCTTTTCCTGCAGGCCAA CTGCCAGTTTGTGGTGACCGATGACCAGGACTACAAGGCTCACTTCACTGACCCAGACACTCTGGTGAACTGGGACTGTGTGCAGCAAGTG CGCATCTACAGTCATGAGGTGCCCTCCTGCCCCATCTGCCTCTACCCCCCGGTAGCAGCCCATATCACCCGCTGTGGCCATATCTTCTGCTGGCCATGCATGTTGCACTACCTGTCTCTCAGTGACAAGAGCTGGTCCAAGTGCCCCATCTGTTATGAGTCTGTGCACTCTGATGACCTCAAAAG tgtggttgcgatggAAACCAGGCAGTATGCAGTCGGTGACCTCATCACCATGTGCTTAATGCGGAGGGAGAAGGGGGCTCTGGTGGCCATGCCCAGCTCTCAGTGGGTGAAAGTGGAGGAGCCTATACTCTTCGGAG ATGTGCATCTGAGCCCGTACTCCAAACTGCTGCTGGCCTCTCGGGAGCAGGTGCTGGGCCTAGTGGCCGAGGAGAAGGCCGCTCTGCAGGGTCAGCTCACCCAGGGAGAGGATGCCACAGCCTGTTTCATCCAGAGTGCCCTGTGCAATCTGCAG GAGCGAGTGGAAGCTCTGCTGAAGCACCAGAAGGCATGTGCTGAGGACAACCTGGAACTGTCAAATCTCACCCTGGCAGATCCCACCTCCCCTGAGGAGGAAGTGGTGACCACCTTTAGCAGTACCAAG CCAGTTCTGCAGTATTCCTCTGCATTTGATGATGAGGTGGCAGAGGTTCCAGAGGAGGACCCTGAGGAGGCCACCGGTGAGGAACCACAGCTCCCTGAAGGGCTCCTGGAGAGAGTGCTGGAGGAGTCCCCTGAGGATGCAGCGCCCCAGCCTGCTGAGGAAACGGCGCGCACCCAAACCTCAGAGCACGGCCCCTCCTACTACTTCTACCAAG CGGAGGACTGCCAGCAGATGTTCCTGCACCCAGTGAACGTGCGCTGTCTGCAACGTGAGTACGGCAGCCTAGAGGCCAGCCCCCACACCATCACGGCCACTGTGGTGGAGATTGAGGGGCAAACTATCACTGAG GAGATTCGCCGTCGACACCGCTACCTGGCTCACCTGCCGCTCACCTGTGAGTTCAGTATCTGTGAGCTGGCCCTGCAGCCCCCCACCCTGTCCAAAGAGACCCTGGACAGCTTTGCAG ATGATTTGGAGAAAAGAAAGCGTCTCAGACAAAAGAAAGCAAGGGATGAGAAGCGCAGGGAGAGGCGTATTGAGATGGAGGAGAACAAGAAGCAGGGGAAAT ATCCAGAGGTGCATATTGGGCTGGAGAATCTTCAGCAGTTCCCGGCATTTGGGTCAccacctcacaacggcagtccaCAAGTGTATCCTGAATTTCTGTTGGCCCCTCCTTCAGCCCTCACCAGCAGCGCTGTCTCTG ATGGGATGATGTTCCCTAGTCTGACTGGAGACAGCCCTGCGCCCAGCGTGGGCTGTGTGGAGGATGACTCTCACTGCATGTCCTTCGCTCAG ATGCTGAGGGATGGGAAAGCCAGGGCTGATGCCGGGCCATGGACCACTCCAAAGAAAG AAATGCTTCTGGCTCCTCCAGCGGCAGACAGCGATGGAGAGAGTGATGTGTCTGACCGGGTCCCAGTGCCCAGTTTCCAGAACTCTTTCAGCCAGGCCTTTGAGGAGGCACTCCTGCAGCTGGACCATGGTCCAACTGCTCCACCACGGCCAGTGGTCATCCCTG ATGAAAAGgggggaaagaagaagaagaagaagcagaaacAGAAGCTTCTGTTCAGCACCTCTATGATTCACACAAAGTAG